CCAAAGGCTGGTTGGACGATTTGAACTAGCTTCCCCAAAAGCTTTCTCCTCTCCACACTAGTAGCATTCCTTTCAGAGACAGCCTTTTCCCACCCTTCGAGATCCCCTTCTTCTGtacgcagagagagagagagagagagagagagagagattgccaTTGATATGGTGATCAGTGATTGATCGCCATTCATTGAAACCTATTGATCAGCTTAATTCAGTCATCTTCATAGcagagagagaaggagggagagagagagagagatggaaagTGAGAAAGCGGCGGAGGCGGTGCTTGTAGGGAACTACGTGGAGATGGAGACCGAAGGGAACAAGCCCATGAATGTGAAGACGAGGATATCCAAGCTCTTCTGGCATGGCGGCTCCGTTTATGATGCTTGGTTTAGCTGTGCTTCAAATCAGGTCTTAGttccttcctttctcattcgagatatatatatatatatacacacacacacacacattatatAATGGTGAATCAGTTGTTTTGGTGGTGAACACAGGTGGCTCAGGTTCTGCTGACACTGCCATACTCCTTCTCCCAGCTTGGGATGGTTTCAGGGGTGCTGTTCCAGCTCTTCTATGGCTTGCTGGGCAGCTGGACGGCCTACCTCATTAGCACTCTTTACATCGAGTACAGAAccagaaaggaaagagagaaagtgGACTTCAGAAACCATGTCATTCAggttcttaataattaatttccctCTTCATCATCACAATTTTTACAACTACAACAGAACAAACTCACATGGGTGGTTGTTTTTCTGTCTCTCCTCGTTACTTTATTGGGCGCAGTGGTTTGAAGTTCTTGATGGGCTGCTGGGAAAATACTGGAGGAACGTGGGGCTGGCGTTCAACTGCACTTTTCTTCTGTTTGGATCCGTGATTCAGCTCATAGCCTGCGCGAGGTACATGTCGAAATTTTCTTGGCCCTTTCTCCTCCAATGTTTTTCACCACTTCAACTAATCGCAACTAGGAGCAAACAATTAACTACCTAATCACTACACAGCTAGTGCAACTAACCACTGACCAATCTAATTAATTTCGGCATACCTTTTAATAAAATGCAGCAACATATATTACATAAACGACAATCTGGACAAGAGGACATGGACATACATCTTCGGAGCTTGCTGCGCCACCACTGTCTTCATTCCCTCCTTCCACAACTACAGAATCTGGTCCTTTCTGGGTTTGCTAATGACCACTTACTCCGCTTGGTACCTCGCCGTTGCCGCTCTGCTACATGGCCAGGTCGGTAACCATTGTTTCATTAGGACATTTTATCATATACCTTGTATGTATGCTATATTTCCATTTGGAAAAATGAGATTTATTCAGAAATTGTCTCTGTCATTGCCCGACCGTGATCATATATGTAACATTAGAAGCAAAATGTGATGATTTTGTAAAAAGTGATGAAATTGAACTGGGTAGGTGGAAGGGGTGAAACACACAGGAGCGAGCAAGCTGGTGCTATACTTCACGGGGGCCACAAACATTCTCTACACATTCGGGGGACACGCCGTCACTGTGTAAGACACCTCCACCTCACACATTActgaatacacacacacataaatgcATCATGCAATGCATGCGTGCCTTTTACGTTAAATTTACCCAAACGGCCCCCACGTTACTAGATGCCCAAAGCCTCCCTCGGGCTTGGGCAAGACGGTTTGAAGGGTCATTTTGACAGCGACTTAACCTTGGCCGGCGTCGACATCGCCTGCTTAGCCTCGGTCGCTATCACGCagaaaatttaaatctttaccTAAAACCTCTCGCgaccaaaatgttatttttcattccCCTGTTTCTattaaataatgatatttggTCGCATGAATATATGATATTTGATTTAGTTTTCCTGATTGAATATTGGTTTATAAGACCAAGTCCAgtatgttaaatttaattaataaagtttaaattataattattttttaaaaaaagtaacgCCAACCGTtgcttaataattaaattacaataactgcattttatttgcatttttttaattttaaaataattttactgattgataaaatattagaaaatatgataaatttatcAACAACTAGTAAGAGCattttttggttgaaaataCAATGTAATGAATACACCTTAcctgaaaagtaaaaaaaaaatatatatatatttatttattataatcgAACTATTATTAACACTACCCATTTAAAAAGTTGGCtctacaaaaattataaaaatttgtttttagcCCCGCATCAAAAAAGAGGTAACTTTTGCTCTGGAAGCCTATTGTTAAGATAAGCCATATTATTAGTAAAAGGGAGCCCAATTCCAATAACTAGAAAGCCCATGTATGTAGACGACCAATTTTATGAAGTTTGTTTGGGTGGTTGGTGGGTTTGGATGCAGGGAGATAATGCACGCGATGTGGAAGCCACAGAAGTTCAAGGCCATATACTTGATGGCTACTGTGTATGTGCTCACACTCACTCTTCCCTCCGCGGCAGCTGTTTATTGGGCCTTCGGCGACTTGCTCCTCGACCATTCCAATGCTTTCGCTCTCCTCCCTCGATCCCCCTTCCGGGACATGGCTGTCATCCTCATGCTCATCCATCAGGCACGCACCGTATACGCTTACTTTTGAAATTAAGATAGTTTGATTGTTTGAGAagaaattcaacatatacttaCTATTAGGGGAATAGATGGAATGAAACTCAGTACGTTTGTGCAGTTCATTACGTTTGGATTTGCATGCACGCCCTTGTATTTCGTTTGGGAGAAGGTGATAGGCATGCACGAGTGCAGGAGCCTGTGCAAGCGTGCAGCTGCGAGATTGCCTGTGGTGATTCCGATATGGTTCCTAGCCATCATCTTCCCCTTCTTCGGCCCCATCAACTCTACTGTTGGATCGCTCCTCGTCAGCTTCACTGTCTACATCATCCCCTCTCTCGTTCACATGCTCACCTTCAAATCCCCCGCCTCGCGAGaggtaatttaattaaattaattaaaaattttatttgtacatGGAGATTCGATTGTACATTTCATCATATGCTGAATGATTGTTATCATTACAATGCAGAACGCGGTGGAGCAGCCGCCCAGGTGGTTGGGAAGCTGGACCGGTGCGTACACAATCAACGTGTTCGTAGTAGTGTGGGTATTCGTGGTCGGGTTTGGATTCGGTGGGTGGGCGAGCATGGCGAATTTCATACACCAGATTGACACTTTTGGGCTCTTCACCAAGTGCTACCAGTGTCCGCCGCAGCTCAACGCCACCGCCGTCGCTCCGCCGCCGCCGGCCAACTTCACTCACGCCCACCAACGCCTAATTCACCACCCATGATGATCAAGATTATACGCCCCGAGTAGTTTAATCGAGTCCCCAACAACGTGCGGCGGCCAATGTGATTCCCAACCCTCAAAACACAGTTCCATCCGCTTGAAGTTTGTTGTTTGGGTGTGAGCTTCGTTTTGTTCAATTCCAAATTTTAGTATTTCATACGTGAAAATTTTCACGCTTAATTACGTCGGTTTCGGAGAATAGACAGATTCTGAGCCTAGTTATATAATCTGAAACCCAAAATGAAAAGGCAATGACAACTTCATCTAATAAACTTATATATTTAGAACAATGCACTTGGAATCTTTTATCTTATAATATTACTTCTGGGATGAAATCCGGCTTTCCAGATAATTACACGCCTAAATTGAGGCTCAGGCAACGAAAATGCATGCCCTCATTTGACAACATTACTGATAAATGATGTTCCTTCCGACTCAAAAGGGGGTGATCGAACAAAGATCTTGAGGCAACAGTGATTAGTATGGTGGGCTTGCAATTAATTCGACACTCAAATCATTAATACCTCAAGGTAAAAGAGTTTTTGTAAGACTGAAAAGAACATACCTTAATTGATGATTAACTAGCTTATataagaaagaaagggagagcCTTTTGCATGCCACCAACTGTTGCAGGTGGATTAAAAGTTGAGGATCTCAGGGCAGTTGAGACCTATTGTAGGTGCGAGGATCTTGGTATGGCGTTGATGGGATGAAAGATGCTATTAAGTTGATGTTGACAAGATAAGGACTAGGGATCGGGCCCAGTACCAAGCTACGGGCTTATCCTTGGGCTGGACCCAGTGGGATTAGTATGGTCCATCGCTCCCCAAGTCGGATGTTCGCAAGGGTGAGCATTCGAGCTCGGGACACGGTCGAGGTGTTCCGACCGTTTTTGGTTTGCCTTGACAATGGACCGAGCTTTCTAGGGCTGTGCTTGACAGTTCTACGGGTCATTTTTTGAGGTACTGACAAGTAGtgtgtaagaacccatatttttatgaggttaccacgtaatttaagtgagtttagaataccgaaaaattaacttgatagcaattataaaTACTGAATCGAGTGCAAGAAGTGCCCTGGAGacgagatatctaaggaaaatgatacgatTTTGTCGAgcatttcgaggcatgatttatggtatcagaagAAATTGGATTcagaacgattttcggtacagctaaaatgcagaagtcatttaggctgaaaaatcgaattgt
This window of the Diospyros lotus cultivar Yz01 chromosome 5, ASM1463336v1, whole genome shotgun sequence genome carries:
- the LOC127801164 gene encoding auxin transporter-like protein 2, coding for MESEKAAEAVLVGNYVEMETEGNKPMNVKTRISKLFWHGGSVYDAWFSCASNQVAQVLLTLPYSFSQLGMVSGVLFQLFYGLLGSWTAYLISTLYIEYRTRKEREKVDFRNHVIQWFEVLDGLLGKYWRNVGLAFNCTFLLFGSVIQLIACASNIYYINDNLDKRTWTYIFGACCATTVFIPSFHNYRIWSFLGLLMTTYSAWYLAVAALLHGQVEGVKHTGASKLVLYFTGATNILYTFGGHAVTVEIMHAMWKPQKFKAIYLMATVYVLTLTLPSAAAVYWAFGDLLLDHSNAFALLPRSPFRDMAVILMLIHQFITFGFACTPLYFVWEKVIGMHECRSLCKRAAARLPVVIPIWFLAIIFPFFGPINSTVGSLLVSFTVYIIPSLVHMLTFKSPASRENAVEQPPRWLGSWTGAYTINVFVVVWVFVVGFGFGGWASMANFIHQIDTFGLFTKCYQCPPQLNATAVAPPPPANFTHAHQRLIHHP